In Sphingobacterium sp. SYP-B4668, the sequence AGTGCAGCTGGCTAAACTTAAGCTGATGACTAGGAACCCTAAAACATGAGGAATAAATTTTAAATTAAATAGCTTCGTTCTTTCCATTAATATATAATCTGTATCGTGCAACTTTCTTGTTACCGTATTGCATATACAACGCCAAAAAAACAGATTTGGTTTGTTTTTAACAAAAATTAACAGATTAACTAATAGGTCAGCTTGTGAATATACTGACCAAATTAGTAGATGTCTTTCTGAATAGTTATTATTGAAATGTGTTATTCTTGAGTGTGCTCTTTATATTCCATCCAATAGAGATCAAAGCCTTCGGCCCAATAGTCTTTTATTACTTCTTTTAAGATGAAACCATTTTTCTGATAAAATAGATAGGCGAGTTGGGAAGTCCTCACAGAAATTAAATGAGTGTGGGGTAGAGACTTAATGTAAGTTAATCTGTATTCGAGTAGTTTTTTGCCAATACCCTTTCCATGAAAATCTGTCGCGATAAAGTCCCAACTAATTTTAGCAATATTTTGAGGGATATCAAAATTTATACCGCCAGCACCGACAATCGTTTGATCTATTTCCGCGACAAAATACTGCTCTAGCTGATGTTCTAAATAGGTTCGAAAATCTTCGATCTCACTTTCTGCAAAATAGGTGGGTACATTTTGTTTCAATAGTTCAATCAGCGCATTTTTGTCTGATTTTTTGTATGGCCGTATGGTGATGGATGGATACATTGTTATTCTTATATCATGCGCGTGGGATATGTCTGATATGAAGGTAATGAAATTTGCCAATGGTTTGGGTATTTGTAGTCGATTACTAATTTATTTTTTTAAACTAAAACAATTACTATCTACGAATTGTATCTAATAATACCAATTGACAGTGTTTAACTAATGACCTAGTAGCCTATGCGAAATATTGTTATGTTTCTAGTTTTATTCTTTTTAGTCACATTCGGCGCTGTATGCTCCTTATATGCGCAGGTGCCAGATAGCACTTGGGGAAAAGAATTTGAAAATTATCCAACGTTTAAATTTAAGGGGCTTTTCCAAGCGCGTTATATAACGAGTCTTGCTAAAGATGTAGATGTGGGTGGTTTACATCATGTCGATCATTCCGGAACGGACAATACATTTGCCTTGAAGTACATGCGTGCACAGGTACAGGCCAAGATCAGTAAACGTACCGAAGTCGTAGCATTGGTCAATCTAGCTGATTTCAAAAATGATCCGAAGACAAGGGTCCTCGAAAATGCTTACCTCAAATATACGTTTAATCCGAAAATAGCGATTACTGTAGGACAATTCAGACCTTGGTTCGGTATTGAGGAGACCTATCCAGTAGATGTCATTAAATCTTTGGAATGGTCTAACCAGTATGCTGAATTTGGAAAAAACGGATGGACTAGTTTTCAGATAGGGGCCTCTATAGGCGGTACGCTTCAACTGGGAAATCTTCCATTCCAGTATGCCGTGTCGGTGGTAAATGGAAATGGCAAAAATCAAGTTTCAGATAGCGATAATGGCAAACAGTATATGTCGAGGTTGGTCTTTGGTATTTCTAAGAAATATGGAGTCAACATCGGTTTAAATGGTGGTGTAGGGGAGGTTGTCAAAAAAAATGTTTATGCCTGGGGTGCAGATATCGTAGGGAATATCCCGTTTTCGCAAAAATGGAATCTAGACCTTCAACTGGAGGGTAAGCAGGCCACAAACCATAGCCTCTATACGTCATTGGCGGAGGATGAGCGCATCGGAGGGATCAACAATTATCTAGTTCGTGGCTTTTACTTTTTACCGAATCTACGCTACGAAATCAGACACAAGAATCTAAGCGCAATAGAAGCATCGTGCCGATTTGAATATTTAGATCGTAATTTTAGTATGAATCCAAACCCACGACAGACATTCACACCTATGCTTGGGCTGGAGTTCTTAAAGAATTATGGCGCTCGGATTCAAGTCGGTGTACAAATGGATCGGTATAAACATCAGTACGAGAACACTACAACCTATAACGGCAATCTATTAATTGTACAGGTGCAGAGTAGACTTTAGAAAACTAACCCCTAAGATATGAAGGAAATTAACATTAAGAAGATTGGTATTACCTTTCTAGTTGCGCTGGCTATCTGGTTTATGCCTATACCGGAAGGTGTAAAACCGGAGGCTTGGCACCTATTTGCAATATTTGCATCCACCATTTTGGGAATTATCCTTAAGGCGGCGCCAATGGGAACGATGTGTATGATGGCAATTGCTTTTACAGCGTTTACTCAGGTATTGGCCCCTGGAAATGCAAGTGCTTCAATCGTTAAGTCCTTGAGTGGATTCGGAGATAAAGTCATCTGGCTAATTGGAATTTCATTTTTCATAGCAAGGGGTTTTATAAAGACAGGGCT encodes:
- a CDS encoding GNAT family N-acetyltransferase is translated as MYPSITIRPYKKSDKNALIELLKQNVPTYFAESEIEDFRTYLEHQLEQYFVAEIDQTIVGAGGINFDIPQNIAKISWDFIATDFHGKGIGKKLLEYRLTYIKSLPHTHLISVRTSQLAYLFYQKNGFILKEVIKDYWAEGFDLYWMEYKEHTQE
- a CDS encoding porin, encoding MFLVLFFLVTFGAVCSLYAQVPDSTWGKEFENYPTFKFKGLFQARYITSLAKDVDVGGLHHVDHSGTDNTFALKYMRAQVQAKISKRTEVVALVNLADFKNDPKTRVLENAYLKYTFNPKIAITVGQFRPWFGIEETYPVDVIKSLEWSNQYAEFGKNGWTSFQIGASIGGTLQLGNLPFQYAVSVVNGNGKNQVSDSDNGKQYMSRLVFGISKKYGVNIGLNGGVGEVVKKNVYAWGADIVGNIPFSQKWNLDLQLEGKQATNHSLYTSLAEDERIGGINNYLVRGFYFLPNLRYEIRHKNLSAIEASCRFEYLDRNFSMNPNPRQTFTPMLGLEFLKNYGARIQVGVQMDRYKHQYENTTTYNGNLLIVQVQSRL